One Niabella beijingensis DNA window includes the following coding sequences:
- a CDS encoding sigma-54-dependent transcriptional regulator yields the protein MLLKDASILIVDDDPDVLTAARLLLKSQVKEVTTEKNPENLRSVFSKKDFDLVLMDMNFNSSINTGNEGLYWLRKIRELGSKASIIMITAYGDIDLAVRSLKEGASDFMLKPWQNDQLIQNIKELLKKRTGKPATVAVEAVRGIGGLLGHSEAMQDVLKKIEKIAPTDANILVLGENGTGKDLVAHAIHQQSLRAQRPFIKTDVGSLTESLFESELFGHTKGAFTDAREERTGRFEAANSGTLFLDEIGNITLHQQARLLTVLQNRQVTKLGSHQPVPIDIRLICATNVPLEELANEKRFRKDLIYRINTVEIMLPPLRKRAGDIELLARHFVKQYKEKYFKPNLELDKKTIDKLNHYHYPGNVRELQYAIERAVIMSDGEQLLPGDIVFSPIESREVELTKAPESINLNVLERNAILLAIEKNNGNITKAAKELGLTRTALYRRLNKYDIE from the coding sequence ATGTTACTAAAAGATGCCTCCATATTGATCGTAGACGACGATCCGGATGTGCTGACCGCAGCACGACTCCTTTTAAAATCGCAGGTTAAGGAAGTGACCACGGAAAAGAATCCGGAAAATCTCCGTTCGGTTTTTTCGAAGAAGGACTTTGACCTGGTATTGATGGATATGAACTTTAACAGCAGCATCAACACCGGCAATGAAGGGTTGTACTGGTTGCGGAAGATCAGAGAACTCGGGTCCAAAGCTTCCATCATCATGATCACTGCTTATGGTGACATAGATCTTGCTGTCCGCTCGCTGAAAGAAGGTGCATCAGATTTCATGCTGAAGCCCTGGCAAAACGACCAGCTGATTCAGAATATAAAGGAGTTGCTGAAGAAGCGGACCGGCAAACCCGCAACTGTAGCCGTGGAAGCTGTCAGAGGCATCGGCGGATTACTCGGGCATTCGGAGGCGATGCAGGATGTATTAAAAAAAATCGAAAAGATCGCACCTACGGACGCCAATATCCTGGTGCTGGGCGAAAACGGAACCGGTAAAGACCTGGTAGCACATGCCATCCACCAGCAATCCCTGCGGGCGCAGCGTCCCTTTATCAAAACAGACGTGGGCTCACTGACGGAAAGTCTTTTTGAAAGCGAATTGTTTGGTCATACAAAGGGTGCATTCACCGATGCCCGCGAGGAACGCACAGGGCGCTTTGAAGCGGCCAACAGCGGCACATTATTCCTGGATGAGATCGGCAACATCACGCTGCACCAGCAGGCCCGCTTGCTGACCGTACTTCAAAACAGACAGGTAACGAAACTCGGTTCCCATCAGCCCGTACCCATTGACATCCGGCTGATCTGCGCCACTAACGTGCCCCTTGAAGAACTGGCCAATGAAAAACGATTCCGCAAAGATCTTATTTACCGGATCAATACTGTGGAGATCATGTTGCCTCCGCTGCGGAAGAGAGCCGGCGATATTGAACTGCTGGCCCGGCATTTTGTAAAACAATACAAGGAAAAATACTTTAAGCCCAACCTGGAGCTGGATAAAAAAACAATCGACAAACTCAATCACTACCACTATCCCGGTAACGTGCGGGAACTGCAATATGCCATCGAACGGGCGGTGATCATGAGCGACGGGGAACAGCTGCTCCCCGGTGATATCGTTTTTTCTCCCATTGAAAGCCGCGAGGTGGAGCTGACAAAGGCACCAGAGTCCATTAACCTCAACGTTCTTGAACGGAACGCCATCCTGCTTGCCATTGAAAAAAATAACGGCAATATTACAAAGGCGGCTAAAGAACTGGGCCTGACACGGACCGCACTTTATCGCAGGCTGAATAAATATGATATTGAATAG
- a CDS encoding response regulator: protein MKSSFRYILVVTFIAAVIVIVFLQFNSSQSINQLINGNEDLMNVLKLKMELQQVQENVTQLETETKSIVIRGQDLRDGRFEHQVKKVNQSFGTLDSFETDPVIGAGILQLKQQVNKKIDLNKEVLRTFAGDGKDAAETLINDQEEALLSDSIRNLSHRIDRQYQVSVIQLIRNADQNGRNAKTFGTILAVIAAVASLLAFGYISYKMGEQQRLIHQLNVSEQRARRSAEAKENFLANMSHEIRTPLNAILGFTGLLQRKQTADAEAERYTGLIHKAGENLLQIVNNILDISKIEAGMMPVEKAAFNIRETVATIEHLYRPRSDEKGLTLSVQVGEAVPEFIEGDEVRLTQILVNLISNAIKFTERGGITVTADVKQAAGNKLLLAFMVSDTGMGMDASERAAVFARFRQGDDSIIRRYGGSGLGLTIVKDLVQLLQGSIELTSEKGTGTVFTILLPFGLADGTNSTAGNTPVNTSESEWMHKRLLVVEDNEMNRLLLAQLLKGWQLPFDLAPDGREAIRLLRERHYDLVLMDIQMPEMDGYTTTAVIRNELKNPVPVVAMTADALTSQKEKCLQAGMNDYLSKPLDEAVLHRLLVQLLQSPHGATAAAHAPVTTPQDNELRYLRLDYLHAVSRGNKEYEKEIMEQFCEIVPEELERIQTAWEQGDTDRVRKTAHSMQTTLAALGLTADTEELLSALEKTEPADPSFEQVYRQLYGICQHALEEAAVYYTKHYS from the coding sequence ATGAAATCTTCTTTTCGGTACATACTTGTAGTTACATTTATAGCGGCAGTCATTGTCATCGTCTTCCTGCAGTTTAATTCCAGTCAAAGTATCAACCAGCTGATCAACGGGAACGAAGACCTGATGAATGTGCTGAAGCTGAAAATGGAATTGCAGCAGGTTCAGGAGAACGTAACCCAGCTGGAAACGGAAACAAAAAGTATTGTGATCCGCGGGCAGGACCTGCGGGACGGCCGTTTTGAGCACCAGGTAAAAAAAGTGAACCAGTCTTTTGGTACGCTGGACTCTTTTGAGACCGATCCGGTGATCGGAGCAGGGATTTTACAGCTGAAGCAACAGGTGAACAAAAAGATCGACCTGAATAAAGAAGTGCTCCGCACTTTTGCCGGTGACGGAAAAGATGCGGCAGAAACGCTGATCAATGACCAGGAAGAAGCCCTGCTTTCAGATTCCATCCGCAACCTGTCACACCGCATCGACCGGCAATATCAGGTAAGTGTCATACAATTGATCCGGAATGCTGATCAGAACGGGCGGAATGCAAAAACATTCGGTACCATCCTTGCCGTGATAGCTGCTGTTGCATCGCTGCTGGCCTTTGGATATATCTCCTACAAAATGGGCGAGCAGCAGCGGCTGATCCACCAGCTGAATGTTTCTGAACAACGCGCCCGCCGGTCGGCTGAGGCCAAAGAGAATTTCCTGGCCAATATGAGTCATGAGATACGCACTCCGTTGAATGCCATTTTAGGGTTCACCGGATTATTACAAAGAAAACAAACGGCGGACGCAGAAGCCGAAAGGTATACCGGACTGATCCATAAAGCCGGGGAAAACCTCCTGCAGATCGTCAATAACATTCTTGATATTTCAAAGATCGAAGCGGGGATGATGCCGGTGGAAAAAGCTGCTTTTAACATCCGCGAAACGGTTGCTACCATTGAGCATCTCTACCGGCCGCGCAGTGACGAAAAAGGATTAACCCTGTCAGTGCAAGTAGGGGAGGCGGTTCCGGAATTCATTGAAGGGGATGAGGTGCGGCTGACCCAGATCCTGGTGAATTTAATCAGCAATGCGATCAAGTTTACGGAAAGAGGGGGTATAACCGTGACGGCAGATGTGAAACAGGCCGCCGGAAATAAATTGTTGCTGGCCTTTATGGTGTCGGATACCGGTATGGGTATGGATGCATCGGAGCGCGCAGCGGTATTTGCCCGTTTCCGCCAGGGAGATGACAGTATTATCCGCAGGTATGGTGGAAGCGGGCTGGGCCTGACGATCGTAAAGGACCTGGTACAGCTGCTCCAGGGAAGTATCGAACTGACCAGTGAAAAAGGGACCGGCACTGTTTTTACCATATTGCTGCCTTTCGGACTGGCAGATGGAACAAACAGCACAGCCGGCAATACCCCGGTTAACACATCCGAATCGGAATGGATGCATAAAAGACTGCTGGTGGTTGAGGATAATGAGATGAACCGGCTGTTACTGGCGCAATTGCTGAAAGGATGGCAACTCCCTTTTGACCTGGCGCCGGATGGAAGGGAGGCGATCCGGCTGCTGAGAGAACGGCATTATGACCTGGTGTTAATGGATATCCAGATGCCGGAAATGGACGGCTATACCACCACAGCAGTTATCCGGAATGAGCTGAAGAACCCGGTACCAGTTGTGGCCATGACCGCAGATGCACTGACCAGCCAGAAAGAAAAATGCCTACAGGCCGGAATGAATGACTATCTCTCAAAACCGCTCGATGAGGCGGTATTACACCGGCTGCTGGTACAGCTGCTGCAATCGCCCCATGGGGCAACAGCCGCAGCACACGCACCTGTTACCACGCCGCAGGACAACGAACTGCGGTATTTACGGCTGGATTACCTGCACGCCGTAAGCAGGGGCAATAAGGAATATGAAAAAGAGATCATGGAGCAGTTTTGCGAAATAGTACCCGAAGAGCTGGAACGGATACAAACAGCCTGGGAACAGGGAGACACAGACCGTGTACGGAAAACGGCTCACAGCATGCAGACAACCCTGGCGGCTTTAGGCCTTACCGCCGACACGGAAGAACTGCTTTCTGCACTGGAAAAAACAGAGCCTGCGGATCCCTCATTTGAACAGGTATACCGGCAGTTGTACGGGATATGTCAGCACGCACTTGAGGAAGCCGCCGTCTATTATACAAAACATTATAGCTGA
- a CDS encoding sensor histidine kinase, with translation MILNRKRIGLVAEILLLLALTAVIAWCCIRREWWWAVACFPFWIYMMARILQTAEKTDKIILEFVEAVKYNDFSKNYNTASSNGDMKKLLTGLNSINDRFKAVNKERKAENIYLQTILELTGIGILSFNNNTGDINWMNEAFKKMTDIPYFKNVHALEKRNSGFLELLLEIETGQAHVFTFKKGMLDEKLLISATLFTTDGKTDKLISIQSIKGTLDETESVAWQKLLNVMTHEIMNSVAPISSLADTLKKQLEPKEQDGGSALIDPEDLRLGLETIKKRSEGLQRFAITYRNLNKITKPVFKKVLISDIFENLQNLMQPMLDQKNIQLDVILKDPFLSVQADTSLIEQVLINLMTNAIEAVRMQAEPQITLSALHEADRPYIRIADNGVGIPNDIADQIFIPFFSTRKNGNGIGLSLCKQIMLLHKGSIQMKSKEGEGTVFLLHFGGAVGN, from the coding sequence ATGATATTGAATAGAAAACGAATCGGACTGGTCGCAGAGATCCTGCTGCTGCTTGCTCTAACAGCAGTGATCGCCTGGTGCTGTATCCGCCGGGAATGGTGGTGGGCAGTGGCCTGCTTCCCCTTCTGGATCTATATGATGGCCCGTATCCTTCAAACCGCTGAGAAAACCGATAAGATCATCCTTGAATTTGTAGAGGCGGTTAAGTACAATGATTTCAGCAAAAATTACAACACCGCTTCGTCCAACGGGGATATGAAAAAACTGCTCACCGGTCTGAACTCGATCAACGATCGGTTTAAGGCGGTCAATAAAGAACGGAAGGCTGAAAACATTTACCTGCAAACGATCCTGGAGCTGACCGGCATCGGCATTCTTTCCTTCAATAATAATACCGGAGACATCAACTGGATGAATGAGGCATTTAAAAAAATGACCGATATTCCGTATTTTAAAAATGTGCATGCCCTCGAAAAACGGAACTCGGGATTCCTGGAATTGTTGCTGGAAATTGAAACCGGTCAGGCCCATGTTTTCACTTTTAAAAAAGGCATGCTGGATGAAAAGCTGCTGATCAGCGCCACCCTTTTTACGACAGATGGAAAGACCGATAAACTGATCTCCATTCAAAGCATTAAAGGAACACTGGATGAAACGGAATCGGTGGCCTGGCAAAAACTGCTGAATGTGATGACCCACGAGATCATGAATTCCGTGGCGCCGATCTCTTCCCTGGCCGATACCCTGAAGAAGCAGCTGGAGCCGAAAGAGCAGGACGGTGGGTCTGCACTGATCGATCCGGAGGATCTGCGACTCGGACTCGAAACCATAAAAAAACGCAGTGAGGGATTGCAACGCTTTGCTATTACTTACCGCAATCTCAATAAGATCACCAAACCGGTTTTCAAAAAAGTACTCATCAGTGATATCTTCGAAAACCTTCAGAACCTGATGCAGCCCATGCTGGATCAGAAAAATATTCAGCTGGATGTAATCTTAAAAGATCCGTTCCTGAGCGTACAGGCGGATACCAGCCTGATCGAACAGGTGCTGATCAATCTGATGACGAATGCCATCGAGGCCGTGCGGATGCAGGCTGAGCCACAGATCACGCTTTCCGCGCTCCATGAAGCGGACCGTCCGTATATCCGGATCGCCGATAACGGGGTGGGTATTCCGAATGATATCGCCGACCAGATATTCATTCCGTTCTTCAGCACCCGGAAAAACGGTAATGGTATCGGTCTTAGTCTTTGCAAACAGATCATGCTCCTTCATAAAGGCAGTATTCAGATGAAAAGCAAAGAAGGTGAAGGCACAGTATTCCTGCTTCATTTTGGAGGAGCGGTTGGTAATTAG
- a CDS encoding phosphatidylglycerol lysyltransferase domain-containing protein: MKERLLKQIRRFSPKTYWKEILAVLVILLAFVFFRSERKELQSIMPQLRAADGSWIIAGLAVSALYVLLQALMYIYSFRAMGMQLKLSDAVELFLKRNFLSVFLPAGGISSLAYTTSQLRKRNLNATQIHQASAIYGYVGLLTVFLIGVPVILYTIGKQRHAGAAGLSLLLLGLLLGAVFFIVYSFREKRKLYLWISRKFPSVINNIDEIFSGTVNRQQLWRTIAASLAIECCGIAHVYISIYALGATPSFQVAAVGYTLSVVLMILSPFLRGLGAVEFTMLYIFMGYGYRHDEGLGITLLYRVFEFWIPLLLGLFAFIWRGRQLVARIVPAVAIFFLGIVNIISVATPPLAERMRLDRYYLPVEAIHASKLMVLVLGVSLLVTSAYLIKGLRAAWVAALIFTALSILGNIAKALDYEESLLAGFILVLLITNSRQYRIRENPKWIRIGFTTFFITLISVCLFDFLSFYFIDKRHFGIDFNWRQSLYYTLRSFLLFSDDELTPKTLFGRDFVNITRFLGTCSWLLLIYSLLRPRIFVDAAPDPKTAAELAKEILEEHGRSAVDYFKTMADKQLFFSGVTNGFTAYRVANDFAVVLEEPVCAAEDKIEVLAEFERFCRQEGLKTVYYRVDESSLLYFENLRKMKIFLGQEAIMEVGRFTLEGKDRKSMRNGLNSLQKKGYKTVLVRAPQTDAFLEELRSVSDEWLDKFEKKELVFSQGMFNRDEIRSSDVIVVKDADGTVQAFLNIIRDYTPEECTYDLIRKRLEAPGGCMDALIVKLTEYAREKEYKYLNLGMIPLNGMEAPDNPAERIIKYASQRMGSFRHYKTLRDFKEKYATIWENKYMIFGNDFDLLQIPGALRKVMKPLSDTN; the protein is encoded by the coding sequence ATGAAAGAGCGGCTATTAAAACAGATCCGGAGATTTTCGCCCAAGACCTATTGGAAGGAGATCCTGGCTGTGCTCGTTATCCTGCTGGCCTTTGTATTTTTCAGAAGCGAGCGTAAGGAGCTGCAATCCATCATGCCCCAGCTGCGGGCTGCAGATGGCAGCTGGATCATTGCCGGGCTGGCCGTTTCCGCCTTATATGTACTGCTCCAGGCCCTGATGTATATTTACAGTTTCCGGGCAATGGGCATGCAGCTGAAACTGTCGGATGCTGTGGAGCTTTTTCTAAAGCGGAATTTTTTAAGTGTATTCCTGCCTGCGGGCGGTATCAGTTCCCTGGCGTACACCACATCGCAGCTGCGTAAACGGAACCTGAATGCCACACAGATCCACCAGGCCAGCGCAATCTATGGCTATGTAGGGCTGCTCACTGTTTTCCTGATAGGAGTGCCGGTTATCCTCTATACTATCGGTAAACAACGGCATGCCGGTGCGGCGGGACTTTCGCTGCTGTTGCTGGGGCTGTTATTGGGCGCGGTCTTTTTTATCGTTTATTCATTCCGGGAAAAGAGAAAACTATACCTGTGGATCAGCAGGAAATTTCCTTCGGTGATCAATAATATTGATGAGATCTTTTCGGGGACTGTAAACCGGCAGCAGCTATGGCGGACCATCGCGGCTTCACTGGCAATCGAATGTTGCGGCATTGCTCATGTTTATATCAGCATCTACGCACTGGGTGCCACGCCTTCATTTCAGGTGGCGGCTGTAGGCTATACACTTTCCGTGGTACTGATGATCCTGTCTCCGTTTTTGCGCGGCCTGGGAGCTGTTGAGTTCACGATGCTGTATATTTTTATGGGCTATGGATACCGGCATGATGAAGGGCTGGGGATCACCCTGCTGTACCGCGTATTTGAATTTTGGATCCCGTTGCTGCTGGGATTGTTTGCCTTTATATGGAGAGGCCGGCAGTTAGTGGCACGTATCGTGCCGGCGGTTGCCATTTTCTTTCTGGGGATCGTGAATATTATTTCCGTGGCTACACCACCGCTGGCAGAACGTATGCGGCTGGACCGGTATTATCTTCCGGTGGAGGCCATTCATGCTTCCAAGCTGATGGTACTGGTACTGGGTGTTTCCCTGCTGGTTACATCCGCCTACCTGATCAAAGGATTACGGGCCGCATGGGTGGCCGCTCTTATATTTACTGCGCTTTCCATCCTCGGTAATATTGCAAAAGCGCTGGATTATGAAGAAAGTCTGCTTGCCGGCTTTATACTGGTGCTGCTGATCACCAACAGCAGACAATACCGTATCCGTGAAAATCCCAAATGGATCCGGATCGGCTTTACTACTTTTTTTATCACACTGATCTCTGTCTGCCTGTTTGATTTTCTTAGTTTTTATTTTATCGATAAACGGCATTTTGGAATCGATTTCAACTGGCGTCAGTCGCTGTATTATACACTGAGAAGTTTCCTGTTGTTTTCCGATGATGAGCTCACACCGAAAACTCTTTTTGGCCGCGATTTTGTAAATATCACACGGTTTCTCGGAACCTGCTCCTGGCTGCTTCTGATCTATTCGCTGTTACGCCCGCGGATCTTTGTTGATGCGGCTCCGGATCCGAAGACCGCTGCGGAACTGGCAAAGGAAATATTGGAAGAACATGGCCGGTCAGCAGTGGATTATTTTAAGACCATGGCCGATAAACAACTGTTCTTTTCCGGTGTTACCAACGGGTTTACGGCTTACCGGGTCGCCAATGATTTTGCCGTAGTGCTGGAAGAACCGGTGTGTGCCGCAGAAGACAAAATAGAAGTACTTGCAGAATTTGAGCGCTTCTGCCGGCAGGAGGGTCTAAAGACGGTGTACTACCGGGTGGACGAAAGCAGTCTCTTGTATTTTGAGAACCTGAGAAAGATGAAGATCTTTCTGGGCCAGGAGGCCATCATGGAAGTAGGCCGGTTTACACTGGAGGGCAAAGACCGGAAATCCATGCGTAACGGACTGAACAGCCTGCAGAAAAAGGGATACAAAACCGTATTGGTCAGGGCCCCCCAAACCGATGCATTCCTGGAGGAACTGAGATCGGTGTCGGATGAGTGGCTGGATAAGTTTGAAAAAAAAGAGCTGGTATTCTCTCAGGGAATGTTTAACCGGGACGAGATCCGGAGCTCGGATGTGATCGTTGTAAAAGATGCGGATGGCACGGTACAGGCCTTTCTGAACATTATCCGGGATTATACGCCGGAAGAGTGTACCTACGACCTGATCCGCAAGCGGCTGGAAGCTCCTGGGGGATGTATGGATGCCCTGATCGTAAAGCTGACAGAATATGCCCGGGAAAAAGAGTATAAATACCTGAACCTGGGAATGATCCCGCTGAACGGGATGGAGGCCCCGGATAACCCGGCAGAACGGATCATCAAATATGCGTCGCAGCGCATGGGCAGTTTCCGGCATTATAAAACATTACGTGATTTTAAAGAAAAATACGCGACCATCTGGGAAAATAAATACATGATCTTTGGCAATGATTTTGATCTGTTACAGATTCCCGGAGCGCTCCGAAAAGTAATGAAACCTTTATCAGATACAAATTAA
- a CDS encoding DUF4421 family protein, whose protein sequence is MKVYCRYILTLLFAATGVARGQVAQDSSFIGKFDRENTIEVYPGYNTTRFNFAGFGKRPSQFRLTANSNAYTGFFVNYKWLSFQYAWGIPGTELAKGVKLKHISFSFRYNRPRMSFYPFFDRYDGLLLQTEKPHTHFDSFRGMQLFRAGARIYYFTNTERYAYRAGLSFSERQLRSAGSVIFSVIPQWQRINWKTPSRALIRDSVTYQLLASGPQWLSFVVGTGYNYNWALRNGKWIISPTLIGGIGAVKELNNTRSVQPVLNLQAWINAGYSGPVYYAYVSGSIQATQTHLIVRKLNAMDNEISLTLGYRFKSRPKKLLGIL, encoded by the coding sequence ATGAAAGTGTATTGCAGGTATATACTGACCCTGCTGTTTGCAGCAACAGGTGTGGCACGGGGCCAGGTAGCGCAGGACAGTAGCTTTATTGGCAAATTCGACCGGGAAAATACAATTGAAGTATATCCCGGTTACAATACGACGCGTTTTAATTTTGCGGGTTTTGGTAAAAGGCCGTCGCAATTCCGGCTTACAGCAAATTCCAATGCATACACCGGTTTTTTTGTCAACTATAAATGGTTGTCTTTTCAATATGCCTGGGGGATACCGGGAACGGAACTGGCGAAGGGTGTTAAACTGAAACATATTTCATTTTCCTTTCGCTATAACCGGCCCAGGATGAGTTTTTATCCTTTTTTCGACAGGTATGACGGACTATTGCTGCAAACCGAAAAACCACATACACATTTCGACTCATTCCGGGGTATGCAGCTGTTCCGTGCCGGTGCCCGGATTTATTATTTTACCAATACGGAGCGGTATGCGTACAGGGCCGGTCTCTCGTTTTCGGAACGTCAGCTCCGGTCAGCCGGCAGTGTCATCTTCAGTGTTATCCCGCAATGGCAGCGGATCAACTGGAAAACACCATCGCGTGCACTGATCCGGGATTCCGTAACCTATCAGCTGCTGGCTTCCGGTCCCCAGTGGCTGAGCTTCGTAGTAGGTACCGGATATAATTATAACTGGGCGTTGCGGAATGGGAAATGGATCATATCACCCACACTGATCGGAGGGATTGGAGCTGTTAAGGAACTCAACAATACACGATCCGTACAGCCGGTATTAAACCTCCAGGCCTGGATCAATGCCGGTTATAGCGGCCCCGTATATTATGCCTATGTCAGCGGGAGCATACAGGCTACACAAACGCATCTTATCGTAAGAAAACTGAACGCGATGGACAACGAAATATCCCTCACCCTGGGATACCGGTTTAAAAGCCGTCCGAAGAAGCTACTCGGGATTTTATGA
- a CDS encoding virulence factor, whose translation MKTICFFYGLLFSFYAAASPAAELPLKSWQGNDKIPLVFYISGDGGLNSFTNDFCKAVNQSGYTITAINSKSYFWNKKTPEQVAAELTTYLEGAFKGRQNQQLLIIGYSFGADVTPFILNRLGHDIKNKIVRTVLLAPSSTTDFVIRVADMWGTAKKRSMDVVAEINRSSGQRIVAILPGDDKDFPVQSVKLGSFKAAYLKGGHHFDGDTTGLVKVVSGYF comes from the coding sequence ATGAAAACGATCTGTTTTTTTTATGGACTGTTATTCTCCTTTTATGCGGCCGCTTCACCCGCAGCGGAGCTGCCATTGAAGAGCTGGCAGGGCAACGATAAAATACCCCTGGTATTCTATATAAGCGGAGATGGGGGATTGAACAGCTTTACCAATGATTTCTGTAAGGCGGTCAACCAGTCGGGCTATACGATCACGGCCATCAATTCAAAATCCTATTTCTGGAATAAAAAAACACCGGAGCAGGTAGCGGCAGAACTGACCACCTATCTTGAAGGGGCATTCAAAGGCCGGCAGAACCAGCAGCTGCTTATCATAGGGTATTCTTTCGGGGCAGATGTAACGCCCTTTATCCTCAACCGGCTGGGACATGATATTAAAAATAAAATCGTGCGTACTGTGCTTTTGGCGCCCTCATCAACCACAGATTTTGTGATCCGTGTGGCCGATATGTGGGGTACTGCCAAAAAAAGGAGTATGGATGTCGTGGCTGAGATCAACCGGTCTTCAGGTCAGCGTATCGTGGCCATACTGCCGGGCGATGATAAAGACTTCCCGGTGCAGTCGGTAAAGCTGGGGAGTTTTAAAGCAGCTTATTTAAAAGGCGGGCATCATTTTGATGGTGATACGACAGGACTTGTAAAAGTAGTTTCGGGTTATTTCTGA
- a CDS encoding LytR/AlgR family response regulator transcription factor — MNCLIVDDNKIARTTLKQLAAQVSDLKVVAEASGALEASNILRDKQVDLLLLDIEMEEMTGLELTRHLGENRPVIIFISAKKDYAIEAFELNVADYLTKPVQPARFIQAIDRAREIIASNREQVSVQIDAFLFIRDANVVKRLGFDEILYAEAMGDYVKLHTAKKFYAVHSPLKAVEERLPPQQFIRVHRSYIAAVDKIDSVEQGALIIGGRPVPVADAYRSALNKRLNVL, encoded by the coding sequence ATGAACTGTTTGATCGTTGATGATAACAAAATAGCGCGGACCACCTTAAAACAGCTGGCGGCGCAGGTGAGTGACCTGAAAGTGGTAGCAGAGGCATCCGGTGCGCTGGAAGCCAGTAATATACTCCGGGATAAACAGGTGGATCTGTTGTTACTGGATATTGAAATGGAGGAAATGACCGGATTGGAACTGACACGCCACCTTGGTGAAAACCGGCCGGTGATCATTTTTATTTCTGCCAAAAAGGACTATGCCATTGAAGCATTTGAACTGAATGTGGCCGATTATCTTACCAAGCCGGTACAACCGGCACGCTTTATCCAGGCGATCGACCGGGCAAGGGAGATCATTGCAAGCAACCGGGAACAGGTAAGTGTACAAATCGATGCCTTTCTTTTTATCCGGGATGCCAATGTTGTAAAGCGCCTGGGGTTTGATGAGATCTTATATGCCGAAGCGATGGGCGATTATGTAAAGCTGCATACGGCTAAAAAGTTCTATGCTGTTCATAGTCCGTTAAAGGCCGTGGAGGAGCGGTTACCGCCTCAGCAATTTATCCGGGTACACCGTTCTTATATTGCAGCAGTGGATAAGATCGACAGCGTGGAACAGGGCGCGCTGATCATCGGGGGCCGGCCCGTGCCTGTTGCCGATGCGTACAGAAGCGCATTGAACAAACGGCTGAATGTGCTGTAA